One window from the genome of Bdellovibrio sp. NC01 encodes:
- the miaB gene encoding tRNA (N6-isopentenyl adenosine(37)-C2)-methylthiotransferase MiaB produces the protein MADTVETTANPESANQTPKTGEGRGVYISTYGCQMNVNDTERMYSLLEMQNFEPVKTPEEADLIIINSCSVREKPVHKVMSEVGTFRKMKEKNPDMRIGIGGCVGQQEKENLIKSQPLIDFVFGTDQIDNLPNLVAKTYSEGGKHVNAKFEHRAPYNIDTLVRNPGVATFVNITKGCDNFCTFCVVPYTRGREKSRPYDHILKDVRELVTRGVKEVTLLGQNVNSYGDRDVDFAELLQKVARETDIERIRFTTSHPKDFNQKLADTMAANGDKVMEYIHLPFQSGNTRILERMNRNYTREEYLEKIAMLKRTIPNVVFSTDIIVGFPGETEEEFQDTISMCQEGGFETIFAFAYSPRPFTKAAKFEDQLPEDVKFDRLNRLFEAHDKMAFEWVKKYEGQTMKILVEQVDREHGKIQGRSTSNKLVHFMGSPDLIGKTVDVRITKAFPAVFRGELIQ, from the coding sequence GTGGCTGACACTGTTGAAACGACTGCAAATCCTGAAAGCGCAAACCAAACTCCAAAGACGGGGGAAGGTCGTGGCGTTTATATTTCTACTTACGGCTGCCAAATGAATGTGAACGATACAGAACGTATGTATTCACTTCTAGAGATGCAAAATTTTGAACCGGTAAAAACTCCGGAAGAAGCTGACTTGATCATCATCAACTCATGCAGCGTGCGTGAAAAGCCGGTGCACAAAGTGATGTCTGAAGTTGGGACTTTCAGAAAAATGAAAGAAAAAAATCCCGACATGCGCATCGGTATCGGTGGTTGCGTGGGTCAGCAAGAAAAAGAAAACCTGATTAAATCACAACCGTTGATCGATTTCGTATTCGGTACGGATCAAATCGACAATTTGCCAAACTTGGTTGCAAAAACTTACTCAGAGGGTGGTAAGCACGTGAACGCGAAATTTGAACATCGCGCTCCGTACAATATCGACACTTTGGTGCGTAACCCAGGTGTTGCGACATTCGTGAACATCACTAAGGGTTGCGATAATTTCTGTACATTCTGTGTTGTGCCTTACACTCGCGGTCGTGAAAAATCTCGTCCTTACGATCACATTCTGAAAGACGTGCGCGAGCTTGTTACTCGTGGCGTGAAAGAAGTGACGTTGCTTGGTCAAAACGTAAATTCTTACGGCGATCGCGATGTTGATTTCGCAGAGTTGTTGCAAAAAGTGGCGCGCGAGACTGATATTGAACGCATTCGTTTCACGACGTCTCATCCAAAAGATTTCAATCAAAAGCTTGCCGATACAATGGCTGCGAATGGCGACAAGGTGATGGAATACATCCATTTGCCGTTCCAAAGTGGTAACACGCGTATCCTAGAGCGTATGAATCGTAACTACACTCGCGAAGAATACTTGGAAAAAATCGCGATGTTGAAACGTACAATTCCAAACGTGGTGTTCTCGACAGACATCATCGTGGGCTTCCCTGGTGAAACAGAGGAAGAATTCCAAGACACAATCAGCATGTGCCAAGAGGGTGGTTTTGAAACTATCTTTGCATTTGCGTACTCACCACGTCCTTTCACGAAAGCTGCGAAGTTTGAAGATCAACTTCCTGAAGACGTGAAATTCGATCGCTTGAACAGATTGTTTGAAGCGCACGATAAAATGGCGTTTGAATGGGTTAAAAAATACGAAGGTCAAACAATGAAGATCTTGGTAGAGCAAGTGGACCGCGAACATGGAAAAATCCAGGGTCGTTCTACAAGCAATAAACTTGTTCACTTCATGGGTTCGCCTGATTTGATCGGTAAAACTGTTGACGTGCGTATTACAAAAGCGTTCCCAGCAGTGTTCAGAGGAGAATTGATTCAGTAA
- a CDS encoding cation:proton antiporter — protein MIHLPALITDLGFILLIGALVTLLFKKLKQPLVLGYLIAGFLVSPHVPWLPTVQDKESIHTWSEIGVIFLLFGLGLEFSFKKLVKVGGSAGFTAVFEVLFMVGLGYLVGRSIGWNSADSLFMGAILSVSSTTIIVRAFQELGMKGSRLVELVFGILVVEDVVAVLLLVLLPTLVSSNGFEIGNVVAVTTRMVFLVLVWFIFGIFLLPAFLRYIRDLLDEETTLVVAIGLCLVMVIIATAAGFSPALGAFVMGSLLAETPEGHHIEKLLNPVKNLFAAVFFVSVGMLIDPKIIRDNGGLVALFTIVTILGKLVSTYLGALLSGQSRKTSLQAGLSLAQIGEFSFIIASLGMTLKLTSDFLYPLAVAASAITTFTTPYLIKSSESIYRWTDSKFPDRFKILLDSYSSSIKRQGGKSIGGLIASSYGVKIILNSIVILAIIFGMKSFVLVQLDEHLQASPHAGAFAFIICLVISAPFFWGLLQGQPSKDVDAEDLRRIQSLLPGITLGRILLAVLLLSVMIAQFVSLPIASGALAGIVVIAVFLTMLYGEKLYAFFEKRFLRNLTEKGKETHNPAEFDPALLPWNASVETFDLGMDSSLIGKSLRELSFKEKMGVTIASINRGDRQVFAPTGDFVLWPFDRIVCFGSEEELSELHRKLNEDAEKHRWVQPFGGKYQLSSFVIENEDPYVGKSIRDSRLREDRKVLVVGVERGKNRILGPSSEFVLENGDLVWVVSE, from the coding sequence ATGATTCATTTACCAGCACTTATCACGGATTTAGGTTTCATTCTTCTTATCGGTGCGTTGGTCACGCTTTTATTTAAAAAGCTAAAGCAGCCGCTAGTTCTTGGGTATTTAATCGCAGGCTTTTTAGTAAGTCCTCACGTGCCGTGGTTACCAACGGTGCAAGACAAAGAAAGCATTCACACGTGGTCCGAAATCGGTGTGATCTTTCTTCTTTTCGGTTTAGGTCTTGAGTTTAGTTTCAAAAAATTAGTGAAAGTCGGCGGCTCTGCGGGATTTACTGCGGTGTTTGAAGTTCTCTTCATGGTGGGACTTGGCTACTTAGTTGGGCGCAGTATCGGGTGGAATTCCGCAGACAGTTTGTTCATGGGTGCGATTCTTTCTGTCTCTTCAACGACGATCATCGTGCGTGCCTTCCAAGAATTGGGCATGAAGGGCAGTCGCCTGGTTGAACTGGTTTTTGGTATCTTAGTTGTTGAAGACGTGGTCGCGGTTTTATTGCTGGTTCTTTTGCCAACACTTGTTTCAAGTAATGGTTTTGAGATTGGCAACGTGGTGGCTGTCACAACTAGAATGGTGTTCCTTGTTCTAGTCTGGTTTATTTTCGGTATCTTCCTTTTGCCCGCTTTCTTACGTTACATTCGCGATCTTTTGGATGAAGAAACAACTTTGGTTGTCGCAATCGGTTTGTGTCTTGTGATGGTTATCATTGCCACAGCCGCGGGATTTTCGCCAGCCTTGGGCGCCTTCGTTATGGGCTCATTGCTTGCGGAAACTCCGGAAGGTCATCATATTGAAAAACTATTGAATCCGGTTAAGAACTTGTTTGCTGCCGTGTTCTTCGTCTCTGTCGGTATGTTGATTGATCCAAAGATCATTCGCGACAATGGCGGTCTTGTGGCGCTGTTCACGATCGTTACGATCTTGGGTAAATTAGTAAGTACGTACTTAGGTGCGTTGCTATCAGGGCAATCGCGTAAGACATCGTTGCAAGCAGGTCTTAGTCTTGCGCAGATCGGTGAGTTCTCATTCATCATTGCTTCATTAGGTATGACTTTAAAACTGACAAGTGACTTCTTGTATCCTCTGGCGGTCGCGGCTTCGGCAATTACGACATTTACGACTCCGTATTTGATTAAATCTTCTGAAAGCATTTATCGCTGGACGGATTCAAAATTCCCGGATCGTTTCAAAATTCTACTTGATAGCTATTCAAGTTCTATCAAGCGCCAAGGTGGAAAAAGTATTGGTGGTCTGATCGCTTCAAGTTATGGCGTAAAAATTATTCTGAACTCAATCGTGATCTTGGCGATCATCTTTGGAATGAAAAGTTTCGTCCTGGTCCAGCTTGATGAACATCTTCAGGCAAGTCCTCATGCGGGTGCTTTTGCGTTTATTATTTGTTTGGTGATTTCAGCACCTTTCTTCTGGGGACTGCTGCAAGGTCAGCCAAGTAAGGATGTTGATGCTGAAGATCTTCGCCGTATTCAATCTCTTTTGCCTGGTATTACTTTAGGTCGAATCTTGCTTGCGGTGTTGTTGTTGTCAGTGATGATTGCACAATTTGTTTCGTTGCCAATTGCTTCAGGAGCGCTTGCAGGGATTGTTGTGATCGCGGTGTTCTTGACGATGCTTTATGGTGAAAAACTTTATGCATTTTTTGAAAAAAGATTCCTGCGTAATTTGACTGAAAAAGGTAAAGAGACTCACAACCCGGCGGAATTTGATCCAGCGTTGTTGCCGTGGAATGCCTCGGTTGAAACTTTCGATCTTGGTATGGATTCAAGTTTGATCGGCAAAAGTCTGCGTGAACTTTCATTCAAAGAAAAAATGGGCGTCACGATTGCTTCAATCAATCGTGGAGACCGACAAGTGTTCGCGCCGACCGGTGATTTCGTTTTATGGCCATTCGATCGTATCGTGTGTTTCGGTAGCGAAGAAGAATTAAGCGAGCTTCATCGTAAACTCAATGAAGACGCTGAAAAGCATCGTTGGGTTCAACCATTCGGTGGAAAATATCAACTGAGTTCGTTTGTTATCGAAAATGAAGATCCTTATGTGGGCAAATCAATTCGCGACAGTCGACTTCGTGAGGACCGCAAAGTTCTTGTCGTTGGCGTTGAGCGCGGCAAAAACCGCATCCTTGGACCTTCTTCCGAGTTTGTCTTGGAAAACGGAGACCTGGTGTGGGTTGTATCCGAGTAG
- a CDS encoding bifunctional nuclease family protein, translating to MKDLLDFDNLKAQIIFTNETQDEEVFHQKDLVRLFPYGLSVTGDVSRPMLLLKDEGHQYTLPVAVSPIEAGVALSQSNKTIPQSTPHRFAEMLMNSLNIEIKQAVFVEIRGAHQYLRLYISGHPQLNSLKLRADEVISFCLHMNVPVFATKNFIGRSRVMSAEVEGQIQKSQNHGPLTGKMGYLN from the coding sequence ATGAAAGACCTTTTGGATTTTGACAATCTTAAAGCTCAGATCATTTTCACGAATGAGACTCAAGATGAAGAAGTTTTTCATCAAAAGGACCTGGTGCGTTTGTTCCCTTACGGTTTGTCTGTAACGGGTGATGTATCTCGTCCGATGTTGTTGTTGAAAGATGAAGGTCATCAATACACTTTGCCAGTGGCGGTCAGTCCGATCGAGGCGGGTGTTGCTTTATCACAGTCGAATAAAACAATTCCACAATCGACTCCGCATCGTTTTGCAGAGATGTTGATGAATTCTTTGAACATCGAAATTAAACAAGCGGTGTTTGTTGAAATTCGTGGTGCACATCAATATCTACGTCTGTATATCAGCGGCCATCCGCAATTAAATTCGTTGAAACTTCGCGCAGACGAAGTGATTTCTTTCTGCCTTCATATGAACGTTCCAGTGTTCGCGACAAAAAACTTCATCGGTCGTTCCCGTGTGATGAGTGCTGAAGTTGAAGGACAGATTCAGAAGTCACAAAACCATGGGCCTTTGACGGGCAAGATGGGTTATTTGAATTAG
- a CDS encoding formylglycine-generating enzyme family protein — MRKLKLFLSIAVITVLLVVSSVIAYKKTLALKTDSDSGLACSSDTSTSGRGFWASTKGAVAEKTSSSSSELSGQMVWVNGGEFWMGDATPDSEDAHPVHKVHVDGFWMDQYPVTNEEYSEFVKATGYVTVAERTLDPSAYPNVPAEMLEPGSVVFDPPKSVEQSSGHIWWHWQKGASWKHPDGPQSDLRGREKFPVVQIAYEDAEAYAQWKGKRLPTEAEWEFAARGGLDRKTYSWGDDLHPQGKFMANFWQGNFPVQNLSEDGFQGPSPVGSFPANAFGLYDMTGNVWQWTSDWYRPDYYKTLSKMRVVKNPQGPEAALDPDEPAVRKRVQKGGSYLCSEEYCGGLRPGFRGKGDVMSGSPQVGFRLVQDDGALHTVSK, encoded by the coding sequence ATGAGAAAGTTAAAGTTATTTCTCTCTATTGCGGTGATCACAGTTTTGTTGGTTGTCAGCAGTGTGATTGCTTATAAGAAAACTTTAGCACTGAAAACGGATTCCGATTCAGGTCTTGCTTGTTCAAGTGACACTTCAACTTCGGGTCGCGGCTTTTGGGCGTCGACAAAAGGCGCTGTTGCCGAAAAAACTTCAAGTTCTTCTTCAGAACTCAGCGGACAAATGGTGTGGGTGAACGGTGGTGAATTTTGGATGGGGGACGCGACTCCTGATTCTGAAGATGCTCATCCCGTTCATAAAGTTCATGTCGATGGCTTTTGGATGGATCAATATCCCGTAACGAACGAAGAGTATTCGGAGTTCGTCAAGGCCACGGGTTACGTCACTGTCGCAGAACGCACTCTTGATCCTTCTGCTTATCCCAATGTTCCTGCGGAAATGCTAGAGCCTGGTTCCGTTGTTTTTGATCCGCCAAAATCTGTTGAGCAAAGCAGTGGGCATATCTGGTGGCACTGGCAAAAAGGTGCAAGCTGGAAACATCCCGATGGTCCACAGAGTGATCTTCGTGGTCGCGAAAAATTTCCGGTCGTACAAATCGCCTATGAAGATGCGGAAGCTTATGCACAATGGAAAGGCAAACGCCTGCCAACCGAAGCCGAGTGGGAATTTGCGGCGCGTGGCGGTTTAGATCGCAAAACTTATTCTTGGGGCGATGATCTTCATCCGCAAGGAAAGTTTATGGCAAACTTCTGGCAAGGAAATTTTCCTGTACAAAATCTTTCAGAAGATGGTTTTCAAGGGCCATCGCCAGTGGGAAGTTTTCCGGCGAATGCCTTTGGTCTTTACGATATGACTGGCAATGTATGGCAGTGGACGTCTGATTGGTATCGACCTGATTACTACAAAACTCTTTCAAAAATGCGCGTCGTAAAAAATCCGCAAGGTCCAGAGGCAGCACTCGATCCTGATGAACCTGCGGTTCGCAAACGCGTGCAAAAAGGTGGATCGTATCTTTGTTCTGAAGAGTATTGTGGCGGTCTTCGTCCAGGTTTTCGTGGTAAGGGTGATGTTATGAGTGGCTCGCCTCAAGTCGGTTTCCGTCTGGTGCAAGACGACGGCGCTCTTCATACTGTTTCTAAATAA
- a CDS encoding gamma carbonic anhydrase family protein — protein sequence MSVFVKARGSEPKVEADVFIADNARLIGDVQVGKGSSIWYNVTIRGDVMPIRIGKETNVQDGTVIHGTYGKYGTTLADRVTIGHLVMLHGCEVGRGTLVGMGSILMDGVKVGEHCLIGAGSLLVEGTEIPPRSLVVGRPAKVKRPLTDEEVQLLEKSADNYLLYKSWYDEK from the coding sequence ATGAGTGTTTTTGTTAAAGCTCGTGGCTCTGAACCTAAAGTTGAAGCTGATGTTTTCATTGCTGATAATGCACGCCTCATTGGTGATGTGCAGGTCGGGAAAGGTTCATCGATTTGGTACAACGTGACGATTCGTGGTGACGTTATGCCGATTCGTATTGGTAAAGAAACGAACGTTCAAGATGGCACCGTGATTCACGGCACTTATGGAAAATACGGGACAACATTGGCGGACCGCGTGACGATCGGTCACTTGGTGATGCTTCACGGTTGCGAAGTCGGCCGCGGGACTCTTGTCGGCATGGGCTCTATCTTGATGGATGGAGTCAAAGTCGGCGAGCACTGTTTAATTGGAGCTGGCTCTCTTTTAGTGGAAGGCACTGAAATTCCACCGCGCAGTTTAGTGGTAGGTCGTCCGGCAAAAGTAAAGCGCCCGTTGACGGATGAAGAGGTCCAGTTGCTGGAAAAATCCGCAGACAATTACCTGCTTTATAAGTCTTGGTACGACGAAAAGTAG
- a CDS encoding tail fiber domain-containing protein produces the protein MNPCTYLVGIILVLFGLVAHASPNSFTYQGRILKSDSTPLEYNNVSFQFEITTPNGQCILYREQIDHVDMTNSGGVFDVPIGGGTQSFPGNGIFVLSDAFNNTGSLNCDGGSTYNAASSDERRLRVKFHDGSGWKTISPDNVIRAVPYSSYSYSAERLGSKTANDFVLKGDVNGNVTCNSGNFLTWDATTKTFGCSGVSGASGGTVTNVTSANAYLTVTNGAATPNLTLNVGTVANTVAAGNDPRIVNAIQSGATASGDLSGTYPGPSVVAIRSIGVAATTPASGQYFKFDGTNWTPTAIAIADVTNLSSTLSGYHTSAAFNTAVGSANCAAYETPYWNSVAGKFLCQAINVSLAGDVSGSIGAASVDKIKGYDIDLSSAPTNGQVLKYNGTKWIAGNDNNGGGTVTSVSASAPLSVTNGTTTPSLTISQATTSTNGYLSSADWNTFNSKQAAGSYITALTGDVTASGPGSATSTVAKLQGSTLTLTAPANKDYLKFNGTAFVNSPLAASDLSGTIPAANLPAFTGDVTSSAGSTTLTLAAAGTAGTYYKVTTDSKGRVTSGAASLVAADIPALDWSKITTGKPNTLSGYGIIDQLITNAGGTPSIQTGLDASKPSSPSAGAIYFATDSKVIYQYNSGAWVSIASSSGSGGTITGVTAGTGLSGGGTSGSVTLNLANTAVTAGSYTRANITVDAQGRITSAANGAAIDLTSDVTGALPIANGGTGATTALSAFNLLSPLTTKGDILVRDSSNNIRLAVGTNGQVLSADSTQASGLKWITPNAGTVTNVTGTLPIVVATGSTTPAISVNAATTSAQGVVQVGSGIAVSSGTISADPANFPSAVPTSKGGTGVTSLTPNRLLASDGTGATVTPFTCGLGQLITFDASGIAGCVTATSAGMFAKGGNAFGSAAALGTTDNYNLSFITNNTARMTILNSGNVGINTTNPGANLHVVGAAAFENNTATSSGPTFSFWKNRNYAAVNNNDELGFISFYGHDGTGTYRSSYIASHADGAPASGTHTVKGRLEFYTTGAGASDSTERMRIDSAGNVGIGTTSPTESLSVYRANATATVGITSDNTSTNTARYPAISVTNFMGSPTTGNGGNPSFNLTNFRGSSGAPAAMKSGESLGAFVFNGSSDTSGNYIEGAAIWASTTQNYSSTAAGTQLQFYTTANNTITATPRMTIDQSGYVGIGSSMTTPTYPLDVSGIIRSYGTTAGGAAVNVQATNASAYSTVDLVSDNRRYQVGTGGSSTWANGSWYLWDATASLPRMVVNSSGYVGVNTQSPQYNFQVVGNAAGTTNWMNLVNNNATGATGVLFSNDGASYGVITMNSSGQTGWSGANSLNIINQYSAPIAFFNAGGEKMRLASNGYLGIGTTTPAAALDVNMNLPAAGQAPLRIRNSATSGGSRFWQIGPDGNGSGNFIVYNDLQQGAYIVYGQTAWSASSDRRLKKEITPIEDGLNKVLQLNGVTYRYNRDKETDPRKAGVIAQDVEKVLPEAITKDDKGFLSVKYTEIIPLVIEGLKQMYSQVQSQFAEQKREIASLQSQSNDKASKTEVQELRSQNAQLKQENELIKAYLCNKDPHASFCLKH, from the coding sequence ATGAATCCCTGCACGTACTTGGTTGGAATCATTCTGGTTTTATTTGGGTTGGTGGCACACGCCTCACCGAACTCATTCACATATCAAGGCCGTATCTTAAAATCCGATAGCACTCCCCTTGAATATAATAACGTCAGCTTTCAATTTGAAATCACAACTCCGAATGGTCAGTGTATCTTGTATCGTGAGCAAATCGATCATGTCGACATGACGAACTCTGGCGGTGTGTTCGATGTTCCCATTGGTGGAGGCACACAGAGTTTTCCGGGCAATGGTATTTTCGTTTTATCAGATGCCTTCAACAACACTGGCAGTTTGAATTGTGATGGTGGCTCCACTTACAACGCGGCTTCATCTGATGAACGACGTTTGCGTGTGAAGTTTCATGATGGTTCAGGTTGGAAAACAATTTCCCCAGATAACGTCATCCGCGCTGTTCCTTATTCTTCGTATTCTTATTCAGCGGAACGCCTTGGTTCTAAAACAGCAAATGATTTCGTTTTAAAAGGTGATGTGAACGGCAACGTCACTTGCAATAGCGGAAACTTTTTAACTTGGGATGCAACAACCAAAACATTTGGCTGTTCCGGTGTTTCTGGTGCTAGTGGTGGGACTGTGACGAATGTCACTTCTGCAAATGCCTACTTAACCGTGACCAATGGTGCCGCAACACCAAATCTTACGTTGAATGTGGGTACTGTTGCTAACACGGTGGCTGCCGGCAATGATCCACGCATCGTGAATGCGATTCAATCAGGCGCAACTGCAAGTGGTGACTTAAGTGGTACCTATCCGGGTCCGTCTGTTGTTGCGATCCGCAGTATCGGTGTGGCTGCGACAACGCCGGCTTCGGGTCAGTATTTTAAATTTGATGGCACGAACTGGACGCCAACTGCAATTGCGATTGCTGACGTCACCAATTTATCATCAACACTTTCTGGCTATCATACTTCTGCTGCATTTAATACAGCAGTGGGTTCTGCCAACTGTGCTGCTTACGAAACTCCTTATTGGAATTCAGTTGCTGGTAAGTTTTTATGTCAGGCGATCAACGTGTCTTTGGCTGGCGACGTGAGTGGTTCCATTGGTGCCGCTTCCGTTGATAAGATCAAAGGTTACGACATTGATTTATCTTCTGCACCAACGAATGGTCAGGTTTTAAAATACAACGGTACGAAGTGGATTGCGGGTAATGACAACAACGGTGGCGGCACTGTGACTTCAGTTTCTGCGTCTGCCCCATTATCCGTCACAAATGGAACAACCACTCCTTCGCTTACGATTTCTCAAGCAACGACTTCGACAAATGGTTATTTGTCTTCTGCGGATTGGAATACTTTTAATTCCAAGCAAGCTGCGGGCAGCTACATCACTGCCTTAACTGGTGATGTGACAGCGAGTGGTCCTGGTTCAGCGACTTCAACGGTTGCGAAACTTCAAGGCTCAACACTGACTTTAACTGCGCCTGCAAATAAAGATTATTTGAAATTCAATGGCACAGCGTTCGTGAATTCACCTTTGGCAGCGAGTGATTTAAGTGGAACGATTCCAGCAGCGAATCTTCCTGCATTTACTGGTGATGTGACTTCTTCAGCCGGATCAACGACTTTAACATTGGCTGCGGCTGGTACTGCCGGAACTTACTATAAAGTAACAACAGACTCTAAAGGTCGCGTCACTTCGGGTGCTGCTTCTTTAGTTGCTGCCGACATTCCAGCGCTTGATTGGTCGAAAATCACGACTGGTAAACCAAATACATTAAGTGGCTACGGCATTATTGATCAATTGATCACGAATGCAGGTGGCACGCCTTCAATTCAAACAGGCCTTGATGCATCGAAACCTTCTTCCCCTTCTGCCGGTGCGATTTACTTCGCGACAGATTCAAAAGTTATTTATCAGTACAATTCTGGTGCGTGGGTCTCTATCGCTTCGTCATCAGGTTCGGGCGGTACCATCACAGGCGTCACAGCGGGCACGGGTTTGTCTGGTGGTGGCACATCTGGTTCAGTCACATTGAATCTTGCGAACACAGCGGTCACTGCGGGTTCTTACACTCGCGCTAATATCACAGTCGATGCACAAGGTAGAATCACTTCAGCTGCGAATGGCGCAGCAATCGATTTAACTTCCGATGTCACGGGAGCTTTGCCGATTGCAAATGGTGGTACGGGCGCAACTACAGCGTTAAGTGCATTCAATCTTCTTTCACCACTTACTACTAAAGGTGATATTTTAGTTCGTGATTCTTCTAATAATATTCGTCTAGCTGTTGGTACAAACGGACAAGTATTATCAGCGGACTCAACACAAGCGAGTGGTTTAAAATGGATTACTCCAAATGCAGGCACTGTCACTAATGTCACAGGCACTTTGCCGATCGTTGTTGCAACAGGTTCAACAACTCCAGCAATTAGTGTGAATGCCGCAACAACATCCGCTCAAGGTGTGGTGCAAGTGGGTTCGGGTATCGCAGTTTCTTCAGGAACTATCTCTGCAGACCCTGCGAACTTCCCGTCAGCGGTACCAACATCTAAAGGTGGTACGGGTGTTACGTCATTGACTCCGAATCGCTTGTTGGCATCTGACGGGACAGGCGCTACAGTTACACCGTTTACGTGTGGTCTGGGTCAATTGATCACATTTGATGCCAGTGGTATCGCAGGATGTGTGACCGCGACGTCTGCTGGGATGTTCGCTAAAGGTGGTAACGCTTTCGGTTCTGCGGCGGCACTTGGTACGACTGACAATTATAACTTGTCATTTATTACGAACAATACTGCGCGCATGACGATTTTGAATTCTGGTAACGTTGGTATTAACACAACGAATCCGGGCGCCAATCTTCACGTTGTTGGTGCGGCGGCATTTGAAAATAACACTGCGACTTCAAGTGGCCCGACATTTAGTTTTTGGAAAAATCGCAACTACGCCGCTGTTAATAACAATGACGAATTAGGTTTTATTTCCTTTTATGGTCATGATGGCACGGGCACATATCGTTCATCTTATATTGCCTCTCATGCAGACGGTGCTCCTGCCAGTGGAACTCATACAGTTAAAGGGCGTTTAGAGTTTTATACAACTGGCGCTGGCGCAAGTGATTCGACAGAAAGAATGCGCATTGATTCTGCTGGTAACGTCGGCATCGGTACAACTTCTCCGACAGAGTCATTAAGCGTCTATCGCGCCAATGCAACGGCGACAGTTGGGATTACCTCTGATAACACTTCAACAAATACAGCTCGCTACCCTGCTATCAGTGTGACTAACTTCATGGGCAGTCCCACAACTGGTAATGGTGGCAATCCAAGTTTTAACTTAACAAATTTTCGCGGCTCATCCGGTGCACCGGCCGCAATGAAATCTGGCGAATCATTGGGTGCGTTTGTATTCAATGGTTCAAGCGACACTTCCGGTAACTACATTGAAGGTGCTGCGATTTGGGCCAGCACAACACAGAACTATTCTTCAACTGCAGCTGGTACACAACTTCAGTTCTACACGACTGCAAACAATACGATCACGGCAACTCCACGCATGACAATTGACCAAAGTGGCTACGTCGGTATCGGTTCAAGTATGACAACACCGACTTACCCACTTGATGTCAGTGGCATCATTCGCTCTTACGGCACGACTGCCGGTGGCGCCGCCGTGAATGTCCAAGCCACAAACGCTTCCGCTTATTCAACGGTGGATCTGGTTTCAGACAATCGTCGCTATCAAGTCGGTACAGGTGGTTCGTCAACATGGGCTAACGGAAGTTGGTATCTTTGGGATGCGACCGCGAGTCTTCCAAGAATGGTTGTTAATTCATCTGGCTATGTTGGCGTTAACACGCAATCACCACAATATAACTTTCAGGTTGTAGGAAATGCTGCTGGCACAACAAACTGGATGAATCTGGTGAACAACAATGCCACTGGTGCAACAGGCGTCCTGTTCTCGAATGACGGAGCTAGTTATGGCGTCATCACGATGAATAGTTCTGGTCAAACCGGCTGGAGTGGCGCGAACTCACTAAACATTATCAATCAGTATAGCGCTCCAATCGCGTTCTTTAATGCTGGCGGTGAAAAAATGCGCCTTGCTAGCAACGGCTATCTTGGTATCGGAACCACAACTCCAGCAGCAGCACTTGACGTCAATATGAACCTTCCAGCTGCTGGCCAAGCTCCCCTTCGCATTCGCAACTCTGCAACCTCTGGCGGCTCACGCTTTTGGCAAATTGGTCCCGACGGAAACGGCAGTGGTAATTTTATTGTCTATAATGATCTTCAACAAGGTGCTTACATCGTATACGGACAGACTGCATGGAGTGCCTCTTCAGATAGACGTTTGAAAAAAGAAATCACTCCGATTGAAGATGGCTTGAATAAGGTCTTACAATTGAACGGTGTTACTTATCGTTATAATCGCGACAAAGAAACAGATCCACGCAAAGCCGGCGTGATCGCTCAAGACGTTGAAAAAGTTTTGCCAGAAGCTATCACAAAAGATGATAAAGGCTTCTTAAGCGTGAAATACACAGAGATCATTCCACTGGTTATTGAGGGTCTTAAACAAATGTACTCTCAGGTCCAGTCGCAATTCGCGGAACAAAAACGTGAAATCGCCTCGTTGCAATCGCAATCGAACGATAAAGCTTCCAAGACTGAAGTGCAGGAGTTACGTTCACAAAATGCACAATTGAAACAAGAAAACGAGTTAATTAAAGCTTATCTTTGCAATAAAGATCCTCACGCTTCTTTCTGTCTCAAACATTAG